The following proteins come from a genomic window of Sesamum indicum cultivar Zhongzhi No. 13 linkage group LG10, S_indicum_v1.0, whole genome shotgun sequence:
- the LOC105172141 gene encoding basic leucine zipper 23-like, which yields MKEYMDDGEVELSDRLLLPNSDSSSNIQASLSADSFLDDLLRNAQTCTHTHTCNPPGPDTAHTHTCYHTHTHVIPSEEDNDPCDEKSPVSKRQRPLGNREAVRKYREKKKAHAAYLEEEVKKLRLLNQQLMKKLQRQAILEAEIVRLRTLLLDLSGKINNELGDFPFQKRSSAITTFKEGEYGIQPTGMNDLACGLAGSSFPSNGVDGCGKTMAAWETNCQPAIVDCQASRNYIESAEKRLQDSLETLVSSAPQEE from the coding sequence ATGAAAGAATATATGGATGATGGAGAGGTTGAGCTTTCAGACCGTTTACTTCTTCCGAATTCGGATTCTTCCAGTAATATCCAAGCATCACTCTCAGCAGATTCATTTCTTGATGATTTGTTGAGAAATGCACAAACATGTACTCACACTCACACTTGCAACCCCCCGGGTCCGGATACTGCCCACACCCACACATGCTaccacactcacacacacgtTATCCCGTCTGAGGAGGACAACGACCCGTGTGATGAGAAAAGCCCGGTTTCAAAACGTCAGAGGCCTTTGGGGAATAGGGAAGCTGTTAGGAAGTATAGGGAGAAGAAGAAGGCCCACGCGGCTTATTTAGAGGAGGAAGTCAAGAAACTGAGATTGTTGAACCAGCAGTTGATGAAAAAACTGCAGAGGCAGGCTATTCTTGAAGCCGAAATCGTGAGGCTCAGAACCCTTCTGCTTGACCTTAGTGGAAAGATCAACAATGAACTGGGAGATTTCCCATTTCAAAAACGGAGTAGTGCTATCACTACTTTCAAGGAAGGAGAATATGGGATTCAACCAACCGGCATGAACGACTTAGCCTGTGGCTTGGCAGGTTCATCCTTTCCGTCCAATGGTGTTGACGGATGTGGGAAAACAATGGCTGCTTGGGAAACCAATTGCCAGCCCGCTATTGTTGATTGTCAAGCTAGCAGGAACTACATTGAAAGTGCAGAGAAACGGTTGCAGGATTCGCTGGAGACCTTGGTTTCATCTGCGCCCCAAGAGGAGTAA